One Desulfobulbus oligotrophicus DNA segment encodes these proteins:
- a CDS encoding LysE family translocator: MPDLSTLVMFSSASVLLALAPGPDNIFVLTQSALKGKLVGLVVTMGLCTGLLVHTSAVVLGAAVIFQTSALAFHALKYIGAGYLLYLAWHAFRAGATRVDSQQTQEISLWRYYVRGIIMNVTNPKVSIFFLAFLPQFTNPDRGSLSLQLIVLGLLFIVATFVVFGAISLLAATLGQLLAKSDRLQILLNRVAGTVFVGLALKLATAER; the protein is encoded by the coding sequence ATGCCTGATCTCAGTACCCTTGTCATGTTCAGTTCGGCGTCCGTGCTCCTGGCGCTGGCGCCGGGGCCGGATAACATCTTTGTTCTGACCCAATCCGCCCTTAAAGGAAAGCTCGTTGGTCTTGTGGTAACGATGGGGCTTTGTACCGGTCTGCTTGTACATACCAGTGCCGTGGTTCTGGGAGCCGCTGTTATCTTTCAGACCTCTGCCCTTGCCTTTCATGCCCTCAAGTACATCGGTGCAGGCTATCTGCTGTATCTTGCCTGGCATGCCTTCCGGGCAGGCGCAACCAGGGTGGACAGTCAACAGACACAGGAGATCAGCCTGTGGCGGTACTATGTGCGGGGCATTATCATGAACGTGACCAACCCCAAGGTATCGATCTTCTTTCTTGCTTTCCTGCCCCAGTTCACGAACCCTGACAGAGGATCGCTCTCTTTGCAGCTCATTGTTCTCGGCCTGCTTTTTATTGTGGCCACCTTTGTGGTCTTCGGCGCCATCAGCCTGTTGGCCGCTACCCTTGGTCAGCTGCTCGCTAAATCGGATCGTCTGCAGATACTCCTCAACAGAGTTGCAGGTACAGTCTTTGTTGGACTGGCACTCAAACTGGCCACAGCCGAGCGTTGA